In a single window of the Streptomyces sp. CGMCC 4.7035 genome:
- a CDS encoding S1C family serine protease, with translation MTESFRSSGEYEYPQGDGQQPAYPQQQHASPSVNPEWPPPPAYEPAQPTAVAATGHDGGNGGGTALLTPAPATPKRRAKGPFALLAAVAIVAAAIGGGTAYGIQELTGKTTTVSSSSTSTTVVPSSLKGTVAGVAKAVSPSIVEISATSNAGESTGSGVIITSGGEIMTNNHVVSGASSIKVTTSNGKSYTAQVVGTDSKKDLALIKLENASGLTVATLGNSDGIRVGDQVVAIGSPEGLTGTVTSGIVSALDRDVTVSTDESQGQSQGGGQWPFEFGGRQFNGDTGSSTTTYKAIQTDASLNPGNSGGALIDMNGNIIGINSAMYSATDSTSSSAGNVGLGFAIPINTVKSDLAKLRSGSQS, from the coding sequence ATGACCGAGAGCTTCCGCAGCAGCGGCGAGTACGAGTACCCCCAGGGTGACGGGCAGCAGCCCGCGTACCCCCAGCAGCAGCACGCCTCTCCCTCCGTGAACCCGGAGTGGCCGCCCCCGCCGGCATACGAGCCGGCGCAGCCGACGGCCGTGGCCGCCACCGGTCACGACGGCGGCAACGGCGGCGGCACGGCTCTCCTCACCCCGGCCCCCGCCACGCCGAAGAGGCGCGCCAAGGGTCCGTTCGCCCTCCTCGCCGCCGTGGCGATCGTCGCCGCGGCCATAGGCGGCGGCACCGCGTACGGCATACAGGAGCTGACCGGCAAGACCACCACGGTCTCCTCCAGCTCCACCAGCACCACCGTGGTGCCCTCCAGCCTCAAGGGCACGGTCGCCGGGGTCGCCAAGGCGGTCAGCCCGAGCATCGTGGAGATCAGCGCCACCTCCAACGCCGGCGAGTCGACCGGTTCGGGTGTGATCATCACCAGCGGCGGCGAGATCATGACCAACAACCACGTCGTCTCCGGCGCCTCCTCGATCAAGGTGACGACGAGCAACGGCAAGTCGTACACCGCGCAGGTCGTCGGTACCGACAGCAAGAAGGACCTGGCCCTGATCAAGCTGGAGAACGCCTCCGGCCTGACGGTCGCCACGCTCGGCAACTCCGACGGCATCCGGGTCGGCGACCAGGTCGTCGCCATCGGCTCCCCCGAGGGCCTGACCGGCACGGTCACCAGCGGCATCGTCTCCGCCCTCGACCGCGACGTCACCGTCTCGACCGACGAGAGCCAGGGACAGAGCCAGGGCGGCGGCCAGTGGCCGTTCGAGTTCGGCGGCCGGCAGTTCAACGGCGACACGGGCTCGTCCACGACCACGTACAAGGCGATCCAGACGGACGCGTCCCTGAACCCGGGCAACTCCGGCGGCGCCCTGATCGACATGAACGGCAACATCATCGGCATCAACTCGGCGATGTACTCGGCCACGGACTCGACCTCGTCGAGCGCCGGCAACGTCGGCCTGGGCTTCGCCATCCCGATCAACACCGTCAAGTCCGACCTGGCCAAGCTGCGCTCCGGCTCCCAGAGCTGA
- a CDS encoding response regulator transcription factor: MSPAEGDREPQRILIVDDEPAVREALQRSLAFEGYDTEVAVDGADALEKATAYQPDLVVLDIQMPRMDGLTAARRMRGAGTTTPILMLTARDTVGDRVTGLDAGADDYLVKPFELDELFARIRALLRRSSYAAATVGAPEDEALTFADLRMDLATREVTRGGRPVELTRTEFTLLEMFMVHPRQVLTREQILKAVWGFDFEPSSNSLDVYVMYLRRKTEAGGEPRLVHTVRGVGYVLRQGGAE, from the coding sequence ATGAGCCCCGCCGAAGGCGACCGTGAACCCCAGCGCATCCTGATCGTCGACGACGAGCCGGCGGTGCGCGAAGCACTCCAGCGCAGCCTCGCCTTCGAGGGCTACGACACCGAGGTCGCCGTGGACGGCGCGGACGCGTTGGAGAAGGCCACCGCGTACCAGCCCGACCTGGTCGTCCTGGACATCCAGATGCCCCGCATGGACGGCCTCACCGCCGCCCGCCGGATGCGCGGCGCGGGCACCACCACCCCCATCCTCATGCTCACGGCCCGTGACACGGTCGGCGACCGCGTCACCGGCCTGGACGCCGGGGCCGACGACTACCTGGTCAAGCCGTTCGAACTGGACGAGCTGTTCGCCCGTATCCGCGCCCTTCTGCGCCGCAGCTCGTACGCGGCCGCCACGGTCGGCGCGCCGGAGGACGAGGCGCTGACGTTCGCCGACCTCCGCATGGACCTGGCCACGCGCGAGGTCACCCGGGGCGGGCGGCCGGTGGAGCTGACCCGGACCGAGTTCACGCTCCTGGAGATGTTCATGGTGCACCCGCGCCAGGTACTGACCCGTGAGCAGATCCTGAAGGCGGTCTGGGGCTTCGACTTCGAGCCATCATCCAACTCGCTCGACGTGTACGTCATGTACCTGCGCCGCAAGACGGAGGCGGGCGGCGAGCCGCGTCTCGTGCACACGGTGCGCGGTGTGGGCTATGTCCTGCGGCAGGGTGGCGCGGAGTGA
- a CDS encoding sensor histidine kinase codes for MIRRFRSLPLRSRLALLVAAAVAFGVAAVSVTCWFIVRGKLYEQVNNTLENNANPARAGVLAKVLTECKTTPETQSDGRPQPYFFQVVGKDGKSCVYPYSAGLVKATSVERDIAKNPTRAVFHNSTDSKGNPVRVLTMPLLIDNPGGHPQPVPDYALVTGYPLAGTNKTLNDLALILLIVSGIGVVGAGASGLTVARAGLRPVDQLTEAVEHIARTEDLTTRIPVDEQSEDEIARLSRSFNSMTSSLASSRDLQQQLIADAGHELRTPLTSLRTNIELLSRSEETGRPIPAADRKALLASVKAQMTELASLIGDLQELSRSEGQRGERVQVVPLEDTVEAALRRARLRGPELTITADLQPWYVRAEPSALERAVVNILDNAVKFSPEGGTIEVELADGVLKVRDHGPGIAAEELPHVFDRFWRSPSARALPGSGLGLSIVARTIQQAGGEVSLTPANGGGTVATVRLPGAPTPPPEAV; via the coding sequence GTGATCAGAAGGTTCCGCTCCCTCCCGCTCCGCTCCCGGCTGGCCCTTCTGGTGGCGGCCGCGGTGGCGTTCGGTGTCGCCGCGGTGTCGGTGACCTGTTGGTTCATCGTGCGCGGCAAGCTCTACGAACAGGTCAACAACACCCTGGAGAACAACGCGAACCCGGCTCGGGCGGGGGTCCTGGCGAAGGTCCTGACAGAGTGCAAAACCACGCCCGAGACACAGAGCGACGGCAGGCCGCAGCCCTACTTCTTCCAGGTGGTCGGCAAGGACGGCAAGTCGTGCGTCTACCCGTACTCCGCGGGGCTGGTGAAAGCCACGAGCGTTGAGAGGGACATCGCAAAGAACCCGACCCGGGCCGTCTTCCACAACAGCACCGACAGCAAGGGCAACCCCGTACGGGTGCTGACGATGCCCCTGCTCATCGACAACCCTGGCGGCCATCCTCAGCCCGTCCCCGACTACGCCCTGGTCACCGGCTATCCGCTCGCGGGCACCAACAAGACCCTCAACGACCTGGCCCTGATTCTCCTGATCGTCTCCGGCATCGGAGTCGTCGGTGCCGGAGCCTCCGGCCTGACGGTGGCCCGCGCGGGCCTGCGCCCGGTCGACCAGCTCACCGAGGCCGTCGAACACATCGCCCGCACCGAGGACCTGACGACCCGCATCCCCGTGGACGAACAGAGCGAGGACGAGATCGCCCGTCTGTCCCGCTCCTTCAACTCGATGACGTCGTCCCTGGCGAGCTCCCGCGACCTGCAGCAGCAGTTGATCGCGGACGCGGGCCACGAACTGCGTACGCCGCTCACCTCCTTGCGGACGAACATCGAACTCCTCAGCCGCAGCGAGGAGACCGGCCGCCCGATCCCCGCGGCGGACCGCAAGGCGCTCCTCGCCTCGGTGAAGGCGCAGATGACGGAACTGGCCTCACTGATCGGCGACCTCCAGGAGCTGTCCCGTTCCGAGGGCCAGCGGGGCGAGCGCGTCCAGGTGGTCCCGCTGGAGGACACCGTCGAGGCCGCCCTGCGCCGCGCCCGGCTGCGCGGCCCGGAGCTGACGATCACGGCGGACCTCCAGCCCTGGTACGTACGGGCGGAGCCGTCCGCGCTGGAGCGGGCGGTCGTGAACATCCTGGACAACGCGGTGAAGTTCAGCCCCGAGGGGGGCACGATCGAGGTCGAGCTGGCGGACGGCGTCCTGAAGGTCCGCGACCACGGCCCGGGCATCGCGGCCGAGGAACTCCCGCACGTCTTCGACCGCTTCTGGCGCTCGCCCTCGGCCCGCGCGCTCCCCGGCTCGGGCCTGGGTCTGTCGATCGTGGCCCGCACGATCCAGCAGGCGGGCGGCGAGGTGTCCCTGACGCCGGCGAACGGCGGGGGCACGGTGGCGACGGTACGGCTACCGGGGGCGCCTACGCCTCCGCCGGAGGCGGTGTAA
- a CDS encoding DUF6247 family protein, with the protein MAAHAAEPDPIVPPMPERTPKALRQAIAQHTPELLPDFDEHWKWAIADTYDLGPVPAFMARWWGEYALARDPKLDAHVRDLEHRAAYECTDIAEAKALLEEAAKIHYRVRELEPGE; encoded by the coding sequence ATGGCTGCCCACGCTGCGGAACCCGATCCCATCGTCCCCCCCATGCCCGAGCGGACCCCGAAGGCGCTGCGCCAGGCCATCGCACAGCACACGCCCGAGCTCCTCCCCGACTTCGACGAGCACTGGAAGTGGGCGATCGCCGACACCTATGATCTCGGTCCGGTGCCGGCGTTCATGGCCCGCTGGTGGGGTGAGTACGCCCTCGCCCGCGACCCCAAGCTGGACGCGCATGTGCGCGATCTTGAACACCGAGCCGCGTACGAGTGCACCGACATCGCTGAAGCCAAAGCCCTCCTCGAAGAGGCGGCGAAGATTCATTACCGGGTCCGAGAACTGGAGCCCGGCGAGTGA
- the mshD gene encoding mycothiol synthase: MTSDDPALPASPRSIETLAALSPEQSETVLALLAEAARVDGQQAVSEQGRLQLRGGEREGVSHLLLTVGDTLVGYAQLEDTDPVEAPAAELVVHPSHRGHGHGRALGAALLAASGKRLRVWAHGGHSAARHLAQVLGLTLFRELRQLRRPLTDLDLPEPKLPDGVTVRTFVPGEDDTAWLAVNAAAFAHHPEQGSLTQRDLDDRKAEPWFDPQGFFLAEREGEQGPELIGFHWTKVHAEEQLGEVYVLGVRPGAQGGGLGRALTTIGLRYLAAQGLPTAMLYVDADNKAALTVYERLGFTTHETDLMYRTET, encoded by the coding sequence ATGACCAGCGACGACCCCGCCCTCCCGGCATCGCCCCGCTCCATCGAGACCCTCGCCGCGCTCTCCCCCGAACAGTCCGAGACCGTGCTCGCGCTGCTCGCCGAGGCAGCCCGGGTCGACGGGCAGCAGGCGGTGTCCGAGCAGGGCCGGCTGCAGTTGCGCGGCGGTGAGCGGGAGGGTGTCTCCCATCTCCTGCTGACGGTCGGCGACACCCTCGTCGGATACGCGCAACTGGAGGACACCGACCCGGTGGAGGCCCCGGCCGCGGAGCTGGTCGTGCACCCCTCGCACCGCGGCCACGGGCACGGCCGGGCCCTTGGCGCCGCGCTCCTCGCCGCCTCCGGCAAGCGGCTGCGGGTGTGGGCGCACGGCGGTCACTCCGCGGCCCGGCACCTGGCCCAGGTCCTCGGCCTCACCCTCTTCCGCGAACTGCGCCAGCTGCGCCGCCCGTTGACCGACCTCGACCTGCCCGAACCGAAGCTGCCCGACGGCGTCACCGTGCGCACCTTCGTGCCCGGCGAGGACGACACGGCCTGGCTCGCCGTCAACGCGGCGGCCTTCGCCCACCACCCCGAGCAGGGCTCCCTCACCCAGCGCGATCTCGACGACCGCAAGGCCGAGCCGTGGTTCGACCCGCAGGGCTTCTTCCTGGCGGAACGCGAGGGTGAGCAGGGTCCCGAACTCATCGGCTTCCACTGGACCAAGGTCCACGCCGAGGAGCAGCTCGGTGAGGTGTATGTCCTCGGCGTCCGCCCCGGCGCCCAGGGCGGCGGCCTCGGCCGGGCCCTCACCACGATCGGCCTCCGGTACCTGGCCGCCCAGGGCCTGCCGACCGCCATGCTGTACGTCGACGCGGACAACAAGGCCGCGCTCACGGTCTACGAACGGCTGGGCTTCACCACCCACGAGACGGACCTGATGTACCGGACGGAGACGTGA